The segment TTCTGAAAGAGTggttttgagagaaaatattgACATGAAAACGCAAAATCATACCACGAAAAGCTCAGACTGAATGCATGTGAGCAAGATCGCTGAGTCAGGTTCGCACTTGTCCTTGCCATCGATCGCTCCTTGGCCCTTGCCCTTGCCCTTCTTGAGGCCTCTTAACTTTTTGCCAGGTTTAGACTTAAAGTCTTCAACTGTTTATTTGAATAGTTACAGCATATACTGATGTGATTACAATTATTCAAGCGTACCCAGCTTCTTGCATGTGTCAAAAGCAGTGCCAACAATGGTTTTCCATTCCTCGGTTGTGGCATTAGTTTTGAACAGATCGCTCAACTTGGTGTAGTCAATAGTCTTGTCGTTGAGCTGCATTTTTCGTAATTGTTACTTTTCTATTCGTATTATTGACATTTCCTAATATACCGCTCCAACGTTTTTGAGCATGCACTCCACGATGCACTAAAAATCTTGTAAGCATAAaagtttagaaaataattatttttccatacaGGAGGGGGTCCCTTTGGCtctaaaatttaagcaaatcgTTAGaggaatatattaaaaatatttgttattacaTACTTCCAGTTCCCGCACATGCCTCCCATTCAGGCTTGCCAAAAACCTTCGGTAATGTACTGCAACACAGAGGTGCTTCCTATCACATATATTGATTAAAGTATGTGCTTTGTCCTTTGAAAGCTTTGAATTTACCACCAGGTAGGTCATGTTGCACCCATTTCTGATTTGTCTACCAATCTTGGCCTGAAAATTCCTTGTTATTTCAGGAACtctaagaaaaattttacgacAGAAACGTAAGACAAAAAACAGGGTTCACAAAACCCTGGGAAACTCAATGCTGAAAACTTTATAGgtgagcaataatttttgctgattgTTGCTCAAGAATAGTTTGTTTGtatattgaatgaaaattttaatacatgtatgaaaatttggtacttatataaaaaatataaaagtatgTATTCTATTTTATGTTGTCATGCCACAAACCATGACAATGTAATGCAGAATctataatttattgttcagcaaaatatttaagagtTCAGAAAACTCCCCATATAAGAAGTTAATGAAGAATGGGGGTGTATTTTTGCGTTTCGCAATAGCCCAAATTGTACAAATACAGCCAAATTATATTACCCCCGAGACGGCGCCAACGACCAAGAGACAAGCTGCTACGTACTTCAACATCGCTGCTCAATTGAACT is part of the Cloeon dipterum chromosome 1, ieCloDipt1.1, whole genome shotgun sequence genome and harbors:
- the LOC135940429 gene encoding uncharacterized protein LOC135940429 — encoded protein: MLKYVAACLLVVGAVSGAKIGRQIRNGCNMTYLVEAPLCCSTLPKVFGKPEWEACAGTGKPKGPPPCIVECMLKNVGALNDKTIDYTKLSDLFKTNATTEEWKTIVGTAFDTCKKLVEDFKSKPGKKLRGLKKGKGKGQGAIDGKDKCEPDSAILLTCIQSELFVNCPSADVNSTVTEGVKPCADRITEIKACDKTAPTLPGKGPRKGEKRSGGRGGRSG